One window from the genome of Numida meleagris isolate 19003 breed g44 Domestic line chromosome 24, NumMel1.0, whole genome shotgun sequence encodes:
- the UBAP2L gene encoding ubiquitin-associated protein 2-like isoform X7, translating to MMTSVGTNRARGNWEQTQTQSQTQHKQRPQATAEQIRLAQMISDHNDADFEEKVKQLIDITGKNQDECVIALHDCNGDVNRAINVLLEGNPDTHSWEMVGKKKGVSGQKDSGQTEPSEESKENRERDRDFSRRRGAPPRRGRGASRGREFRGQENGLDGGKSGGSSGRGTERGRRGRGRGRGGSGRRGGRFSAQGMGTFNPADYAEPASTDESYGNSNTNTWNNTGSFEPDDGTRLDFIGGEGSNYPRKFDTAPGAWRAATEEWGTEDWNEDLSETKIFTASNVSSVPLPTENVTITAGQRIDLAVLLGKTPSSMENESTNLESSQAPSLAQPLVFSNSKQSAMSQPASGNSFSHHSMVSMLGKGFGDVGEAKGSSTTGSQFLEQFKTAQALAQLAAQHSQPGSSTAASSWDMGSATQTSSLVQYDLKNPTDSSVHSPFAKRQAFTSASTMIEVFMQDKQPVVTASTTVPAPPSSPLPSKANPVPQMSPGSSDNQSSSPQPAQQKLKQQKKKASLTSKIPALAVEMPGSADISGLNLQFGALQFGSEPVLAEYESTPTTSAAVSQSQSSLYTSTASESSSTISSNQSQESGYQSGTIQTATFTSQNSAQGPLYEQRSTQTRRYPNSISSSPQKDLTQAKNGFSSVQPTPLQSTQAVEGATGPAVKSDSPSAPSIAPLNDGVSAASLLSTASQHSTALSSLSHSEELPSTTTTQLSSTLPTQQNSLSSSTSSGRTSTSTLLHTSVESEASLHSSASTFSTSSSTVSAAPPVVSVSSSLSSVSSLGLSLSSNSTVTASTRSSVATTSGKAPPNLPPGVPPLLPNPYIMAPGLLHAYPPQVYGYDDLQMLQTRFPLDYYSIPFPTPTTPLTGRDGSLSSNPYSGDLTKFGRGDASSPAPATTLAQPQQSQTQTHHTTQQTFLNPALPPGYSYTSLPYYTGVPGLPSTFQYGPAVFPVAPTSSKQHGVNVSVNASATPFQQPSGYGSHGYSAGVSVTSSNTGVPDISGSVYSKTQQSFEKQGFHTGTPAASFNLPSALGSGGPINPATAAAYPPTPFMHILTPHQQPHSQILHHHLQQDGQLPYLQMILCCQRQQEDQSGSGQRSQGSSIPQKSQANKSAYNSYSWGTN from the exons ATGATGACATCGGTGGGCACTAACCGAGCCCGGGGGAACTGGGAGCAGACACAGACACAGAGCCAGACACAGCACAAGCAGCGGCCGCAG GCCACTGCGGAACAGATTCGACTTGCACAGATGATTTCGGACCACAACGACGCCGACTTTGAGGAGAAGGTGAAACAA CTGATTGACATCACAGGCAAGAACCAGGATGAGTGTGTGATTGCTCTGCACGACTGCAATGGGGATGTTAACAGAGCCATCAatgtgctgctggagggcaATCCGGACACG CATTCCTGGGAAATGGTCGGGAAGAAGAAAGGCGTCTCGGGACAGAAGGACAGCGGACAGACAGAACCCAGCGAGGAGAGCAAAGAGAACCGCGAGAGAGATCGGGATTTCAGCAGACGACGCGGCGCGCCGCCGCGGCGGGGCCGAGGTGCCAGCCGTGGCAGGGAGT TTCGGGGCCAGGAGAATGGGCTGGATGGTGGGAAGAGTGGAGGCTCTTCTGGAAGAGGCACGGAGAGAGGGAGACGGGGACGTGGCCGGGGCCGAG GTGGCTCTGGAAGGCGGGGGGGAAGATTCTCTGCCCAAGGCATGGG AACTTTCAACCCGGCTGACTACGCCGAGCCGGCCAGCACGGACGAGAGCTATGGGAATAGCAACACCAACACGTGGAACAACACGGGCAGCTTCGAGCCGGACGATGGCACAA gACTTGATTTCATTGGGGGTGAGGGCTCAAATTATCCTCGAAAATTTGACACTGCTCCTG GTGCGTGGAGGGCTGCGACGGAGGAGTGGGGCACGGAGGACTGGAATGAAGAT CTGTCTGAGACAAAGATCTTCACTGCCTCCAACGTGTCTTCAGTGCCTCTGCCTACAGAGAACGTGACAATCACCGCCGGACAGAG AATCGACCTTGCAGTGCTGCTAGGAAAGACACCATCTTCCATGGAGAATGAGTCAACAAACCTGGAGTCATCCCAGGCCCCCTCCCTGGCGCAGCCCCTGGTGTTCAGCAATTCCAAGCAGAGTGCTATGTCCCAGCCGGCCTCTGGGAACTCCTTCTCTCACCACAGCATG GTGAGCATGCTGGGGAAAGGGTTTGGAGATGTCGGGGAggccaaaggcagcagcaccacGGGCTCGCAGTTCCTGGAGCAGTTCAAGACGGCCCAGGCTCTGGCCCAGCTGGCggctcagcacagccagccGGGCAGCAGCACCGCCGCCTCCTCCTGGGACATGGGATCGGCGACGCAGACCTCGTCCCTCGTGCAGTACG ATCTCAAGAACCCAACAGACTCTTCTGTGCACAGTCCCTTTGCCAAGCGGCAGGCCTTCACGTCCGCTTCGACGATGATAGAGGTGTTCATGCAGGACAAGCAGCCTGTGGTGACCGCCTCCACCACCGTGCCGGCGCCGCCGTCTTCGCCGCTGCCCAGCAAAGCCAACCCCGTTCCCCAAATGTCCCCGGGCTCCTCAGACAACCAGTCCTCCAGTccccagccagcacagcagaagctgaagcagcaaaagaaaaaagcgtCGTTAACATCCAAG ATTCCTGCGCTCGCGGTGGAGATGCCTGGCTCAGCAGATATCTCAGGGCTAAACCTGCAGTTTGGGGCGTTACAGTTTGGTTCGGAGCCTGTTCTCGCGGAGTACGAATCGACGCCCACGACGAGCGCCGCCGTTAGCCAGTCTCAGAGCAGCCTGTACACCAGCACTGCTAG TGAATCTTCATCCACAATTTCGTCCAATCAAAGCCAGGAGTCTGGTTACCAGAGCGGCACAATACAGACAGCAACGTTTACCTCCCAGAACAGCGCTCAGGGACCACTGTACGAACAGAGATCCACCCAGACGAGGCGATACCCAAATTCCATCTCCTCCTCGCCCCAGAAAGATCTAACCCAGGCCAAG aatgGTTTCAGTTCCGTACAACCCACGCCATTACAAAGCACGCAGGCTGTGGAAG GTGCTACAGGCCCCGCAGTGAAGTCCGAttccccctctgctcccagcatcGCGCCTCTCAATGACGGCGTGTCTGCGGCGTcgctgctgagcacagccagccagcACTCGAcggctctgagcagcctgagccaCAGCGaggagctgcccagcaccaccaccacccagcTCAGCAG taCGTTACCCACCCAGCAGAACAGTCTGTCCTCATCCACATCCTCTGGGCGAACATCAACATCAACTCTTCTG cacacAAGTGTGGAGAGTGAAGCGAGCCTCCATTCTTCTGCTAGCACTttctccacctcctccagcaCGGTGTCGGCTGCCCCGCCGGTCGTAAGCGTTTCATCCAGCCTCAGCAGCGTCAGCAGCCTGGGCCTCAGCCTCAGCAGTAACTCCACGGTGACGGCCTCGACTCGCAGCTCCGTCGCAACGACATCAG GAAAAGCCCCTCCCAACCTCCCCCCTGGAGTCCCGCCGTTGTTGCCTAACCCGTACATCATGGCTCCAGGATTGCTACATGCCTACCCG CCACAGGTGTATGGATATGATGACTTGCAAATGCTCCAGACGAGATTCCCACTG GATTATTACAGCATCCCATTCCCTACACCCACCACCCCACTGACTGGAAGAGATGGCAGCCTGAGCAGCAATCCGTACTCTG gtGACTTAACAAAATTCGGTCGAGGCGATGCCTCTTCCCCTGCTCCTGCAACGACTTTGGCGCAGCCTCAGCAGAGCCAGACCCAGACCCACCACACCACGCAGCAGACGTTCCTGAACCCAGCGCTGCCTCCTGGCTACAGTTACACCAGTCTGCCGTACTACACAGGGGTACCGGGGCTCCCCAGCACCTTCCAGTACGGGCCCGCCGTGTTCCCT GTTGCTCCTACCTCTTCCAAGCAGCATGGTGTGAATGTCAGCGTCAACGCATCAGCAACCCCTTTCCAGCAGCCCAGTGGCTATGGCTCTCATGGATACAGCGCTG GTGTATCTGTGACATCCAGTAACACAGGCGTGCCGGACATCTCGGGCTCTGTCTACTCCAAAACTCAG cAATCCTTCGAGAAGCAGGGATTTCACACTGGAACCCCGGCAGCCTCCTTCAACCTGCCTTCAGCGCTGGGCAGCGGCGGCCCCATCAACCCCGCAACGGCAGCCGCGtacccccccacccccttcaTGCACATCCTGACCCCGCATCAGCAGCCCCACTCACAGATCCTCCACCACCACCTGCAGCAGGACGGGCAG CTTCCATATTTGCAGATGATACTGTGCTGCCAACGCCAGCAGGAAGATCAG AGCGGCTCCGGGCAGCGCAGCCAAGGCAGCTCCATCCCCCAGAAATCCCAGGCCAACAAGTCCGCCTACAACAGCTACAGCTGGGGCACCAACTga
- the UBAP2L gene encoding ubiquitin-associated protein 2-like isoform X8, giving the protein MMTSVGTNRARGNWEQTQTQSQTQHKQRPQATAEQIRLAQMISDHNDADFEEKVKQLIDITGKNQDECVIALHDCNGDVNRAINVLLEGNPDTHSWEMVGKKKGVSGQKDSGQTEPSEESKENRERDRDFSRRRGAPPRRGRGASRGREFRGQENGLDGGKSGGSSGRGTERGRRGRGRGRGGSGRRGGRFSAQGMGTFNPADYAEPASTDESYGNSNTNTWNNTGSFEPDDGTRLDFIGGAWRAATEEWGTEDWNEDLSETKIFTASNVSSVPLPTENVTITAGQRIDLAVLLGKTPSSMENESTNLESSQAPSLAQPLVFSNSKQSAMSQPASGNSFSHHSMVSMLGKGFGDVGEAKGSSTTGSQFLEQFKTAQALAQLAAQHSQPGSSTAASSWDMGSATQTSSLVQYDLKNPTDSSVHSPFAKRQAFTSASTMIEVFMQDKQPVVTASTTVPAPPSSPLPSKANPVPQMSPGSSDNQSSSPQPAQQKLKQQKKKASLTSKIPALAVEMPGSADISGLNLQFGALQFGSEPVLAEYESTPTTSAAVSQSQSSLYTSTASESSSTISSNQSQESGYQSGTIQTATFTSQNSAQGPLYEQRSTQTRRYPNSISSSPQKDLTQAKNGFSSVQPTPLQSTQAVEAGATGPAVKSDSPSAPSIAPLNDGVSAASLLSTASQHSTALSSLSHSEELPSTTTTQLSSTLPTQQNSLSSSTSSGRTSTSTLLHTSVESEASLHSSASTFSTSSSTVSAAPPVVSVSSSLSSVSSLGLSLSSNSTVTASTRSSVATTSGKAPPNLPPGVPPLLPNPYIMAPGLLHAYPPQVYGYDDLQMLQTRFPLDYYSIPFPTPTTPLTGRDGSLSSNPYSGDLTKFGRGDASSPAPATTLAQPQQSQTQTHHTTQQTFLNPALPPGYSYTSLPYYTGVPGLPSTFQYGPAVFPVAPTSSKQHGVNVSVNASATPFQQPSGYGSHGYSAGVSVTSSNTGVPDISGSVYSKTQQSFEKQGFHTGTPAASFNLPSALGSGGPINPATAAAYPPTPFMHILTPHQQPHSQILHHHLQQDGQVLQQLPYLQMILCCQRQQEDQSGSGQRSQGSSIPQKSQANKSAYNSYSWGTN; this is encoded by the exons ATGATGACATCGGTGGGCACTAACCGAGCCCGGGGGAACTGGGAGCAGACACAGACACAGAGCCAGACACAGCACAAGCAGCGGCCGCAG GCCACTGCGGAACAGATTCGACTTGCACAGATGATTTCGGACCACAACGACGCCGACTTTGAGGAGAAGGTGAAACAA CTGATTGACATCACAGGCAAGAACCAGGATGAGTGTGTGATTGCTCTGCACGACTGCAATGGGGATGTTAACAGAGCCATCAatgtgctgctggagggcaATCCGGACACG CATTCCTGGGAAATGGTCGGGAAGAAGAAAGGCGTCTCGGGACAGAAGGACAGCGGACAGACAGAACCCAGCGAGGAGAGCAAAGAGAACCGCGAGAGAGATCGGGATTTCAGCAGACGACGCGGCGCGCCGCCGCGGCGGGGCCGAGGTGCCAGCCGTGGCAGGGAGT TTCGGGGCCAGGAGAATGGGCTGGATGGTGGGAAGAGTGGAGGCTCTTCTGGAAGAGGCACGGAGAGAGGGAGACGGGGACGTGGCCGGGGCCGAG GTGGCTCTGGAAGGCGGGGGGGAAGATTCTCTGCCCAAGGCATGGG AACTTTCAACCCGGCTGACTACGCCGAGCCGGCCAGCACGGACGAGAGCTATGGGAATAGCAACACCAACACGTGGAACAACACGGGCAGCTTCGAGCCGGACGATGGCACAA gACTTGATTTCATTGGGG GTGCGTGGAGGGCTGCGACGGAGGAGTGGGGCACGGAGGACTGGAATGAAGAT CTGTCTGAGACAAAGATCTTCACTGCCTCCAACGTGTCTTCAGTGCCTCTGCCTACAGAGAACGTGACAATCACCGCCGGACAGAG AATCGACCTTGCAGTGCTGCTAGGAAAGACACCATCTTCCATGGAGAATGAGTCAACAAACCTGGAGTCATCCCAGGCCCCCTCCCTGGCGCAGCCCCTGGTGTTCAGCAATTCCAAGCAGAGTGCTATGTCCCAGCCGGCCTCTGGGAACTCCTTCTCTCACCACAGCATG GTGAGCATGCTGGGGAAAGGGTTTGGAGATGTCGGGGAggccaaaggcagcagcaccacGGGCTCGCAGTTCCTGGAGCAGTTCAAGACGGCCCAGGCTCTGGCCCAGCTGGCggctcagcacagccagccGGGCAGCAGCACCGCCGCCTCCTCCTGGGACATGGGATCGGCGACGCAGACCTCGTCCCTCGTGCAGTACG ATCTCAAGAACCCAACAGACTCTTCTGTGCACAGTCCCTTTGCCAAGCGGCAGGCCTTCACGTCCGCTTCGACGATGATAGAGGTGTTCATGCAGGACAAGCAGCCTGTGGTGACCGCCTCCACCACCGTGCCGGCGCCGCCGTCTTCGCCGCTGCCCAGCAAAGCCAACCCCGTTCCCCAAATGTCCCCGGGCTCCTCAGACAACCAGTCCTCCAGTccccagccagcacagcagaagctgaagcagcaaaagaaaaaagcgtCGTTAACATCCAAG ATTCCTGCGCTCGCGGTGGAGATGCCTGGCTCAGCAGATATCTCAGGGCTAAACCTGCAGTTTGGGGCGTTACAGTTTGGTTCGGAGCCTGTTCTCGCGGAGTACGAATCGACGCCCACGACGAGCGCCGCCGTTAGCCAGTCTCAGAGCAGCCTGTACACCAGCACTGCTAG TGAATCTTCATCCACAATTTCGTCCAATCAAAGCCAGGAGTCTGGTTACCAGAGCGGCACAATACAGACAGCAACGTTTACCTCCCAGAACAGCGCTCAGGGACCACTGTACGAACAGAGATCCACCCAGACGAGGCGATACCCAAATTCCATCTCCTCCTCGCCCCAGAAAGATCTAACCCAGGCCAAG aatgGTTTCAGTTCCGTACAACCCACGCCATTACAAAGCACGCAGGCTGTGGAAG CAGGTGCTACAGGCCCCGCAGTGAAGTCCGAttccccctctgctcccagcatcGCGCCTCTCAATGACGGCGTGTCTGCGGCGTcgctgctgagcacagccagccagcACTCGAcggctctgagcagcctgagccaCAGCGaggagctgcccagcaccaccaccacccagcTCAGCAG taCGTTACCCACCCAGCAGAACAGTCTGTCCTCATCCACATCCTCTGGGCGAACATCAACATCAACTCTTCTG cacacAAGTGTGGAGAGTGAAGCGAGCCTCCATTCTTCTGCTAGCACTttctccacctcctccagcaCGGTGTCGGCTGCCCCGCCGGTCGTAAGCGTTTCATCCAGCCTCAGCAGCGTCAGCAGCCTGGGCCTCAGCCTCAGCAGTAACTCCACGGTGACGGCCTCGACTCGCAGCTCCGTCGCAACGACATCAG GAAAAGCCCCTCCCAACCTCCCCCCTGGAGTCCCGCCGTTGTTGCCTAACCCGTACATCATGGCTCCAGGATTGCTACATGCCTACCCG CCACAGGTGTATGGATATGATGACTTGCAAATGCTCCAGACGAGATTCCCACTG GATTATTACAGCATCCCATTCCCTACACCCACCACCCCACTGACTGGAAGAGATGGCAGCCTGAGCAGCAATCCGTACTCTG gtGACTTAACAAAATTCGGTCGAGGCGATGCCTCTTCCCCTGCTCCTGCAACGACTTTGGCGCAGCCTCAGCAGAGCCAGACCCAGACCCACCACACCACGCAGCAGACGTTCCTGAACCCAGCGCTGCCTCCTGGCTACAGTTACACCAGTCTGCCGTACTACACAGGGGTACCGGGGCTCCCCAGCACCTTCCAGTACGGGCCCGCCGTGTTCCCT GTTGCTCCTACCTCTTCCAAGCAGCATGGTGTGAATGTCAGCGTCAACGCATCAGCAACCCCTTTCCAGCAGCCCAGTGGCTATGGCTCTCATGGATACAGCGCTG GTGTATCTGTGACATCCAGTAACACAGGCGTGCCGGACATCTCGGGCTCTGTCTACTCCAAAACTCAG cAATCCTTCGAGAAGCAGGGATTTCACACTGGAACCCCGGCAGCCTCCTTCAACCTGCCTTCAGCGCTGGGCAGCGGCGGCCCCATCAACCCCGCAACGGCAGCCGCGtacccccccacccccttcaTGCACATCCTGACCCCGCATCAGCAGCCCCACTCACAGATCCTCCACCACCACCTGCAGCAGGACGGGCAG GTACTGCAACAGCTTCCATATTTGCAGATGATACTGTGCTGCCAACGCCAGCAGGAAGATCAG AGCGGCTCCGGGCAGCGCAGCCAAGGCAGCTCCATCCCCCAGAAATCCCAGGCCAACAAGTCCGCCTACAACAGCTACAGCTGGGGCACCAACTga
- the UBAP2L gene encoding ubiquitin-associated protein 2-like isoform X3, whose protein sequence is MMTSVGTNRARGNWEQTQTQSQTQHKQRPQATAEQIRLAQMISDHNDADFEEKVKQLIDITGKNQDECVIALHDCNGDVNRAINVLLEGNPDTHSWEMVGKKKGVSGQKDSGQTEPSEESKENRERDRDFSRRRGAPPRRGRGASRGREFRGQENGLDGGKSGGSSGRGTERGRRGRGRGRGGSGRRGGRFSAQGMGTFNPADYAEPASTDESYGNSNTNTWNNTGSFEPDDGTRLDFIGGEGSNYPRKFDTAPGTIHPGAWRAATEEWGTEDWNEDLSETKIFTASNVSSVPLPTENVTITAGQRIDLAVLLGKTPSSMENESTNLESSQAPSLAQPLVFSNSKQSAMSQPASGNSFSHHSMVSMLGKGFGDVGEAKGSSTTGSQFLEQFKTAQALAQLAAQHSQPGSSTAASSWDMGSATQTSSLVQYDLKNPTDSSVHSPFAKRQAFTSASTMIEVFMQDKQPVVTASTTVPAPPSSPLPSKANPVPQMSPGSSDNQSSSPQPAQQKLKQQKKKASLTSKIPALAVEMPGSADISGLNLQFGALQFGSEPVLAEYESTPTTSAAVSQSQSSLYTSTASESSSTISSNQSQESGYQSGTIQTATFTSQNSAQGPLYEQRSTQTRRYPNSISSSPQKDLTQAKNGFSSVQPTPLQSTQAVEAGATGPAVKSDSPSAPSIAPLNDGVSAASLLSTASQHSTALSSLSHSEELPSTTTTQLSSTLPTQQNSLSSSTSSGRTSTSTLLHTSVESEASLHSSASTFSTSSSTVSAAPPVVSVSSSLSSVSSLGLSLSSNSTVTASTRSSVATTSGKAPPNLPPGVPPLLPNPYIMAPGLLHAYPVYGYDDLQMLQTRFPLDYYSIPFPTPTTPLTGRDGSLSSNPYSGDLTKFGRGDASSPAPATTLAQPQQSQTQTHHTTQQTFLNPALPPGYSYTSLPYYTGVPGLPSTFQYGPAVFPVAPTSSKQHGVNVSVNASATPFQQPSGYGSHGYSAGVSVTSSNTGVPDISGSVYSKTQQSFEKQGFHTGTPAASFNLPSALGSGGPINPATAAAYPPTPFMHILTPHQQPHSQILHHHLQQDGQVLQQLPYLQMILCCQRQQEDQSGSGQRSQGSSIPQKSQANKSAYNSYSWGTN, encoded by the exons ATGATGACATCGGTGGGCACTAACCGAGCCCGGGGGAACTGGGAGCAGACACAGACACAGAGCCAGACACAGCACAAGCAGCGGCCGCAG GCCACTGCGGAACAGATTCGACTTGCACAGATGATTTCGGACCACAACGACGCCGACTTTGAGGAGAAGGTGAAACAA CTGATTGACATCACAGGCAAGAACCAGGATGAGTGTGTGATTGCTCTGCACGACTGCAATGGGGATGTTAACAGAGCCATCAatgtgctgctggagggcaATCCGGACACG CATTCCTGGGAAATGGTCGGGAAGAAGAAAGGCGTCTCGGGACAGAAGGACAGCGGACAGACAGAACCCAGCGAGGAGAGCAAAGAGAACCGCGAGAGAGATCGGGATTTCAGCAGACGACGCGGCGCGCCGCCGCGGCGGGGCCGAGGTGCCAGCCGTGGCAGGGAGT TTCGGGGCCAGGAGAATGGGCTGGATGGTGGGAAGAGTGGAGGCTCTTCTGGAAGAGGCACGGAGAGAGGGAGACGGGGACGTGGCCGGGGCCGAG GTGGCTCTGGAAGGCGGGGGGGAAGATTCTCTGCCCAAGGCATGGG AACTTTCAACCCGGCTGACTACGCCGAGCCGGCCAGCACGGACGAGAGCTATGGGAATAGCAACACCAACACGTGGAACAACACGGGCAGCTTCGAGCCGGACGATGGCACAA gACTTGATTTCATTGGGGGTGAGGGCTCAAATTATCCTCGAAAATTTGACACTGCTCCTGGTACGATACATCCAG GTGCGTGGAGGGCTGCGACGGAGGAGTGGGGCACGGAGGACTGGAATGAAGAT CTGTCTGAGACAAAGATCTTCACTGCCTCCAACGTGTCTTCAGTGCCTCTGCCTACAGAGAACGTGACAATCACCGCCGGACAGAG AATCGACCTTGCAGTGCTGCTAGGAAAGACACCATCTTCCATGGAGAATGAGTCAACAAACCTGGAGTCATCCCAGGCCCCCTCCCTGGCGCAGCCCCTGGTGTTCAGCAATTCCAAGCAGAGTGCTATGTCCCAGCCGGCCTCTGGGAACTCCTTCTCTCACCACAGCATG GTGAGCATGCTGGGGAAAGGGTTTGGAGATGTCGGGGAggccaaaggcagcagcaccacGGGCTCGCAGTTCCTGGAGCAGTTCAAGACGGCCCAGGCTCTGGCCCAGCTGGCggctcagcacagccagccGGGCAGCAGCACCGCCGCCTCCTCCTGGGACATGGGATCGGCGACGCAGACCTCGTCCCTCGTGCAGTACG ATCTCAAGAACCCAACAGACTCTTCTGTGCACAGTCCCTTTGCCAAGCGGCAGGCCTTCACGTCCGCTTCGACGATGATAGAGGTGTTCATGCAGGACAAGCAGCCTGTGGTGACCGCCTCCACCACCGTGCCGGCGCCGCCGTCTTCGCCGCTGCCCAGCAAAGCCAACCCCGTTCCCCAAATGTCCCCGGGCTCCTCAGACAACCAGTCCTCCAGTccccagccagcacagcagaagctgaagcagcaaaagaaaaaagcgtCGTTAACATCCAAG ATTCCTGCGCTCGCGGTGGAGATGCCTGGCTCAGCAGATATCTCAGGGCTAAACCTGCAGTTTGGGGCGTTACAGTTTGGTTCGGAGCCTGTTCTCGCGGAGTACGAATCGACGCCCACGACGAGCGCCGCCGTTAGCCAGTCTCAGAGCAGCCTGTACACCAGCACTGCTAG TGAATCTTCATCCACAATTTCGTCCAATCAAAGCCAGGAGTCTGGTTACCAGAGCGGCACAATACAGACAGCAACGTTTACCTCCCAGAACAGCGCTCAGGGACCACTGTACGAACAGAGATCCACCCAGACGAGGCGATACCCAAATTCCATCTCCTCCTCGCCCCAGAAAGATCTAACCCAGGCCAAG aatgGTTTCAGTTCCGTACAACCCACGCCATTACAAAGCACGCAGGCTGTGGAAG CAGGTGCTACAGGCCCCGCAGTGAAGTCCGAttccccctctgctcccagcatcGCGCCTCTCAATGACGGCGTGTCTGCGGCGTcgctgctgagcacagccagccagcACTCGAcggctctgagcagcctgagccaCAGCGaggagctgcccagcaccaccaccacccagcTCAGCAG taCGTTACCCACCCAGCAGAACAGTCTGTCCTCATCCACATCCTCTGGGCGAACATCAACATCAACTCTTCTG cacacAAGTGTGGAGAGTGAAGCGAGCCTCCATTCTTCTGCTAGCACTttctccacctcctccagcaCGGTGTCGGCTGCCCCGCCGGTCGTAAGCGTTTCATCCAGCCTCAGCAGCGTCAGCAGCCTGGGCCTCAGCCTCAGCAGTAACTCCACGGTGACGGCCTCGACTCGCAGCTCCGTCGCAACGACATCAG GAAAAGCCCCTCCCAACCTCCCCCCTGGAGTCCCGCCGTTGTTGCCTAACCCGTACATCATGGCTCCAGGATTGCTACATGCCTACCCG GTGTATGGATATGATGACTTGCAAATGCTCCAGACGAGATTCCCACTG GATTATTACAGCATCCCATTCCCTACACCCACCACCCCACTGACTGGAAGAGATGGCAGCCTGAGCAGCAATCCGTACTCTG gtGACTTAACAAAATTCGGTCGAGGCGATGCCTCTTCCCCTGCTCCTGCAACGACTTTGGCGCAGCCTCAGCAGAGCCAGACCCAGACCCACCACACCACGCAGCAGACGTTCCTGAACCCAGCGCTGCCTCCTGGCTACAGTTACACCAGTCTGCCGTACTACACAGGGGTACCGGGGCTCCCCAGCACCTTCCAGTACGGGCCCGCCGTGTTCCCT GTTGCTCCTACCTCTTCCAAGCAGCATGGTGTGAATGTCAGCGTCAACGCATCAGCAACCCCTTTCCAGCAGCCCAGTGGCTATGGCTCTCATGGATACAGCGCTG GTGTATCTGTGACATCCAGTAACACAGGCGTGCCGGACATCTCGGGCTCTGTCTACTCCAAAACTCAG cAATCCTTCGAGAAGCAGGGATTTCACACTGGAACCCCGGCAGCCTCCTTCAACCTGCCTTCAGCGCTGGGCAGCGGCGGCCCCATCAACCCCGCAACGGCAGCCGCGtacccccccacccccttcaTGCACATCCTGACCCCGCATCAGCAGCCCCACTCACAGATCCTCCACCACCACCTGCAGCAGGACGGGCAG GTACTGCAACAGCTTCCATATTTGCAGATGATACTGTGCTGCCAACGCCAGCAGGAAGATCAG AGCGGCTCCGGGCAGCGCAGCCAAGGCAGCTCCATCCCCCAGAAATCCCAGGCCAACAAGTCCGCCTACAACAGCTACAGCTGGGGCACCAACTga